In one Sneathia sanguinegens genomic region, the following are encoded:
- a CDS encoding lipoate--protein ligase encodes MKYIVSKTNDTHFNMAMEEYCFKKLTDEEEIFILWINQPSIIIGKHQNAIEEINAEYVRENNICVARRVSGGGAVYHDLNNLNYTIISSKVGNEAFDFKTFSQPVINVLKKLGVNAEFTGRNDIQIDNKKICGNAQAYFNGRMMHHGCLLFDVDLTVLTKALKVSKDKIESKGIKSVRSRVTNILNELPKKITIKQFMDMILEEMKSTKKDFTEYVFTEKQLEEIKHARDTKQATWDWVYGKAPDYNIKRGVKYQSGKITTYADVQGSIIKNIKIYGDFFGIKDVDDIEKVLIGRRYTYKDVLEALKDIDISKYFLGITKEEVAKAICEI; translated from the coding sequence ATGAAGTATATAGTTAGTAAAACGAATGATACACATTTTAATATGGCAATGGAAGAATATTGCTTTAAAAAATTAACAGATGAAGAAGAAATTTTTATACTGTGGATAAATCAACCATCAATAATTATAGGTAAACATCAAAATGCAATAGAAGAAATTAATGCAGAATATGTAAGAGAAAATAATATTTGTGTTGCAAGAAGAGTTTCAGGTGGAGGAGCAGTTTACCACGATTTAAATAATCTAAATTATACTATTATTTCTTCAAAAGTAGGAAATGAAGCTTTTGATTTTAAAACTTTTTCACAACCAGTTATAAATGTACTAAAAAAATTAGGAGTTAATGCTGAATTTACAGGAAGAAATGATATACAAATAGATAATAAAAAGATTTGTGGAAATGCACAAGCATATTTCAATGGTAGAATGATGCATCATGGTTGTCTTTTATTTGATGTAGATTTAACAGTTTTAACAAAAGCTCTTAAGGTATCTAAGGATAAAATAGAATCAAAAGGAATAAAATCAGTAAGAAGTAGAGTTACTAATATATTGAATGAATTACCTAAAAAGATTACTATAAAGCAATTTATGGATATGATATTAGAAGAAATGAAGAGTACCAAAAAAGATTTTACTGAATATGTATTTACAGAAAAACAATTAGAAGAAATAAAGCATGCAAGAGATACAAAACAAGCCACATGGGATTGGGTATACGGCAAGGCTCCAGACTATAATATAAAAAGAGGGGTTAAGTATCAATCTGGTAAAATTACAACATATGCAGATGTACAAGGATCAATTATTAAAAATATTAAAATATATGGAGATTTCTTTGGTATTAAGGATGTTGATGATATTGAAAAAGTTTTGATAGGTAGAAGATATACTTACAAGGATGTACTAGAAGCTTTAAAAGACATTGATATATCAAAATATTTCTTAGGTATAACAAAAGAAGAAGTAGCTAAAGCAATATGTGAGATATAG
- the glpX gene encoding class II fructose-bisphosphatase, producing the protein MKRELALEFARVTEAAALAAYKWIGRGNKEAADQAGVDAMRTILNRIKIDGEIVIGEGEIDEAPMLYIGEKVGLKDNNVNYEKVDIAVDPIEGTRMTALAQSNALAVLAVAKGGTFLKAPDMYMEKLIVGPEAKGLIDLSKPLIENIEIVAKAKNKKITDLMIVVLDKPRHKEIIKDLQEKGIKVYALPDGDVAGSILTCMPDSEVDMLYGIGGAPEGVISAAVIKVMGGDMQARLKLRSEVKGISLENDKISNFEKVRCEKRGLHVGDVLTLKDLVNTDEIIFSATGVTSGDLLEGVRRKGDIARTQTLLVRGSSKTIRYINSIHNLNYKDPNITHLLK; encoded by the coding sequence ATGAAAAGAGAATTAGCATTAGAATTTGCTAGAGTTACTGAAGCTGCTGCATTAGCAGCATATAAATGGATAGGTAGAGGTAATAAGGAAGCAGCCGATCAAGCTGGTGTTGATGCCATGAGAACTATACTTAATAGAATTAAGATAGATGGAGAAATTGTTATAGGTGAAGGAGAAATAGATGAAGCACCTATGCTATATATTGGTGAAAAAGTAGGCTTAAAAGACAACAATGTTAATTATGAAAAGGTGGATATAGCAGTAGATCCAATAGAAGGTACAAGAATGACAGCACTTGCTCAATCAAATGCTTTAGCAGTATTAGCTGTTGCTAAAGGAGGAACATTTTTAAAAGCTCCTGATATGTATATGGAAAAATTAATAGTAGGACCTGAAGCTAAGGGTTTGATAGATTTATCAAAACCACTTATAGAAAATATTGAGATAGTAGCAAAGGCTAAGAATAAGAAGATAACAGATCTAATGATAGTTGTATTAGATAAGCCAAGACATAAGGAAATAATAAAGGATTTACAAGAAAAAGGTATAAAGGTATATGCCTTACCTGATGGAGATGTTGCAGGGTCAATATTAACATGTATGCCAGATTCAGAAGTTGATATGCTATATGGCATAGGTGGAGCTCCCGAAGGTGTTATATCTGCTGCTGTAATAAAAGTTATGGGTGGAGATATGCAAGCAAGGCTTAAATTAAGATCAGAAGTTAAAGGAATATCACTTGAAAATGATAAAATTTCTAATTTTGAAAAAGTAAGATGTGAAAAAAGAGGTTTACATGTAGGTGATGTTTTAACATTAAAAGATTTAGTTAATACAGATGAAATAATCTTTTCAGCAACTGGAGTAACTAGTGGAGATTTACTTGAAGGTGTTAGAAGAAAGGGAGATATAGCCAGAACTCAAACCTTATTAGTTAGAGGTTCATCTAAAACAATTAGATATATTAATTCGATACATAATTTAAATTATAAGGATCCAAATATAACTCATTTATTAAAATAG
- a CDS encoding pyridoxamine 5'-phosphate oxidase family protein produces the protein MMKLTEEMKKMFSEQLPIIATVNEDLTANVGPKRSGRIYDDETIVFNENTAGRTEKNIERTGNVTIIVVDREKLDGYRFIGKAKVYKEGKYYEEAKKWAEGKMGVPKAVTVIKIERIDTLKSGPTAGQEIK, from the coding sequence ATAATGAAATTAACAGAAGAAATGAAAAAAATGTTTTCTGAACAATTACCAATAATAGCAACTGTAAATGAAGACTTGACTGCTAATGTAGGTCCTAAAAGATCAGGAAGAATTTATGATGATGAAACTATAGTTTTTAATGAAAATACAGCTGGAAGAACAGAAAAAAACATAGAAAGAACAGGTAATGTTACAATAATAGTAGTAGATCGTGAAAAATTAGATGGTTATAGATTTATTGGAAAGGCAAAAGTATATAAAGAAGGAAAGTATTACGAAGAAGCTAAAAAATGGGCTGAAGGTAAAATGGGAGTTCCAAAAGCTGTAACAGTAATAAAAATTGAAAGAATAGATACTTTAAAATCAGGTCCTACAGCTGGACAAGAAATTAAATAA
- the lpdA gene encoding dihydrolipoyl dehydrogenase, with the protein MATEVIMPKLGVDMQEGQILEWKKKEGDEVKEGEILLEIMSDKTNMELEAEVSGTLLKILRKDGETVPVTEVIAYIGKKGEVINPEGANKETEVKEEKVEKETKASKDYDIIVIGGGPAGYYCAIRAAQLGAKALVIEKIEVGGTCLNRGCIPTKTYLKNAEIIENIQHAKKRGIILKDEKYTVDMDKTVDVKNNVVKTLTNGIKGLFRSYGIDCINGIGKVQKDKTVLVNDKKFTADKIVIATGSKVSKINIPGIESKLVLTSDDILELRQVPETLGIIGGGVVGVELAQAFNSFGSNVTIIEMSDRLVPSCDEEVSQVLRKSLESKGIKILTSSRLNSIEEKEGRLTLKLEGKEDVVVDKALLSIGRVPELTGTEDLGLELERGRIKVNEYMETNIEGIYAPGDVNGIKMLAHAAFRMGELVAENAMQGNKRKIKLASTPAAVYTMPEIGMVGLTETQAREKYDISVGKFNFAGNGRAIASDETTGFVKVIADKKYGEILGVHIIGPAAAEIINEAATLVEMEITVDEVAKTIHGHPTFSEALYEACLDVLGEAIHLPKKINK; encoded by the coding sequence ATGGCGACAGAAGTAATCATGCCAAAACTTGGTGTTGATATGCAAGAAGGACAAATACTAGAATGGAAGAAAAAAGAGGGCGATGAAGTAAAAGAAGGAGAAATTCTTCTTGAAATTATGTCTGATAAAACAAATATGGAATTAGAAGCTGAAGTTTCAGGAACTTTATTGAAAATATTAAGAAAAGATGGTGAAACAGTTCCAGTAACAGAAGTAATAGCATATATAGGTAAAAAAGGTGAGGTTATAAATCCAGAAGGAGCTAATAAGGAAACAGAAGTTAAAGAAGAAAAAGTGGAAAAAGAAACAAAAGCTTCAAAAGACTATGATATAATAGTTATAGGTGGAGGACCAGCAGGATATTATTGTGCAATTAGAGCAGCTCAATTGGGAGCTAAGGCTTTGGTAATAGAAAAAATTGAAGTTGGTGGAACTTGCTTAAATAGAGGATGTATACCAACAAAAACATATCTAAAGAATGCAGAAATAATAGAAAATATACAACACGCTAAAAAAAGAGGTATAATATTAAAGGATGAAAAATATACTGTTGATATGGATAAAACAGTTGATGTAAAAAATAACGTAGTTAAGACATTAACTAATGGTATTAAAGGCTTATTCAGAAGCTATGGTATAGATTGTATAAATGGTATAGGTAAAGTACAAAAAGATAAGACAGTATTAGTTAATGATAAGAAATTTACAGCTGATAAGATAGTTATAGCTACAGGATCTAAAGTAAGTAAAATAAATATACCAGGTATAGAAAGTAAATTAGTTTTAACAAGTGATGATATACTTGAATTAAGACAAGTACCAGAAACATTAGGAATCATAGGTGGAGGAGTTGTAGGAGTTGAATTAGCTCAAGCCTTCAATTCATTCGGTTCAAATGTAACAATTATTGAAATGTCTGATAGATTAGTTCCATCATGTGATGAAGAAGTTTCACAAGTATTGAGAAAATCACTTGAAAGTAAAGGAATAAAGATATTAACATCAAGTAGATTAAATTCTATTGAAGAAAAAGAAGGAAGATTAACACTTAAATTAGAAGGTAAAGAAGATGTAGTTGTTGATAAAGCACTATTATCAATAGGAAGAGTTCCAGAATTAACAGGTACTGAAGATTTAGGTCTTGAACTTGAAAGAGGTAGAATAAAAGTTAATGAATATATGGAAACTAATATAGAAGGAATTTATGCACCTGGAGATGTAAATGGTATTAAAATGTTAGCTCATGCAGCATTTAGAATGGGAGAATTGGTTGCAGAAAATGCAATGCAAGGAAATAAGAGAAAAATAAAATTAGCTTCTACTCCTGCAGCTGTATATACAATGCCAGAAATAGGTATGGTTGGATTGACAGAAACACAAGCTAGAGAAAAATATGATATTTCTGTAGGTAAATTCAACTTTGCAGGTAATGGTAGAGCTATAGCTTCAGATGAAACAACAGGTTTTGTAAAAGTAATTGCAGATAAGAAATATGGAGAAATATTAGGAGTACATATTATAGGTCCAGCAGCTGCAGAAATAATAAATGAAGCAGCTACATTAGTAGAAATGGAAATTACTGTAGATGAAGTAGCTAAAACTATACATGGACATCCAACATTCTCAGAAGCTTTATATGAAGCTTGTCTTGATGTCTTAGGAGAAGCTATACATTTACCAAAAAAGATAAATAAATAG
- the mnmA gene encoding tRNA 2-thiouridine(34) synthase MnmA: MNKKVVVGMSGGVDSSVTALLLKQQGYDVIGVFMKNWEEKDENGQCTSEQDYLDAQEVAKSIGIPCFSVNFVKEYWDRVFEYFLEEYRKGRTPNPDVMCNKEIKFKAFLEYAFSLGADYVATGHYAKVIHSDKGAILLRGIDDNKDQSYFLSELSKEQLEKVIFPLGDYTKPEIRKIAEEYNLKTAKKKDSTGICFIGERDFNKFLSQYLPSKAGNIVDNKGRILGRHNGLMYYTIGQRKGIGIGNSKEGNGQPYFVAYKNLEKNELVVSQGDTSILYSKGLICKDFNIINSEIINFPLRCTVKFRYRQKDVAATIYKKENSSIQVIFDEPQRAVTEGQIIVGYLANICIGGGAIDEIIK; encoded by the coding sequence ATGAATAAAAAAGTTGTTGTAGGTATGTCTGGAGGTGTTGATTCTTCTGTAACAGCCTTACTTTTAAAACAACAAGGGTACGATGTGATAGGTGTATTCATGAAAAATTGGGAAGAAAAAGATGAAAATGGTCAATGTACCAGTGAACAAGATTATTTGGATGCACAAGAAGTTGCAAAAAGTATAGGTATTCCTTGTTTTTCAGTTAATTTTGTAAAAGAATATTGGGATAGAGTTTTTGAATATTTTTTAGAAGAATATAGAAAAGGAAGAACACCTAATCCAGATGTAATGTGTAATAAAGAAATAAAATTTAAAGCTTTTTTAGAATATGCTTTTAGTTTGGGGGCAGATTATGTAGCTACAGGGCATTATGCTAAAGTAATACATAGTGATAAGGGAGCAATTCTATTAAGGGGAATAGATGATAATAAAGATCAGTCATATTTCTTATCTGAATTATCAAAAGAACAATTAGAAAAGGTTATATTTCCTTTGGGAGATTATACAAAGCCAGAAATACGAAAAATAGCAGAAGAGTATAATTTAAAAACAGCTAAGAAAAAGGATAGTACAGGTATTTGCTTTATAGGAGAAAGAGATTTTAATAAATTTTTAAGCCAATATTTACCTTCAAAAGCAGGTAACATTGTTGATAACAAGGGTAGAATATTAGGCAGACATAATGGACTTATGTACTATACTATAGGACAAAGAAAAGGTATAGGTATAGGTAATAGCAAAGAAGGAAATGGACAACCATATTTTGTTGCTTATAAAAATTTGGAAAAAAATGAATTAGTTGTTTCTCAGGGGGATACAAGCATACTTTATTCTAAAGGTTTAATATGTAAAGATTTTAATATTATAAATTCTGAAATAATTAATTTTCCATTAAGATGTACTGTGAAATTTAGATATAGACAAAAAGATGTAGCTGCGACTATATATAAAAAGGAAAATTCTAGTATTCAAGTTATATTTGATGAACCACAACGAGCTGTTACAGAAGGTCAAATTATTGTTGGATATTTAGCTAACATTTGTATAGGTGGAGGAGCCATTGATGAAATAATAAAATAG
- a CDS encoding tetratricopeptide repeat protein: MFWDFLLGKKKEEKGKEKIVEKIKINDDNGELIEVDKKKWLEDLEQFLASNASLNKKYDKLELAISYGVSKDVVTYCLRLYSKYPQDQRCASLLFQCYEKNGLYSDAIDVYEKYSKNGNSLTYAMYYEMALAQEQIGDIQGMEKSLFFSISLNKNYTKALYKLKELVKKQYDSEDYLKWLQEQAAVLNSWFLYKEIGDIYYKNNNLDKCIENYLKSLQFHLTDDHLYEVAKFLLINNRYVDFENYILPLYDISTNEEKIHQIILNFYFKDNQCDKGLNLLYQLYERQNLNENFYIYEKQFLKKKLKNESLAKYNSYLKKDSWGKTKSLLLKEPIYNMLFKEEKDKKNGKTILILPFVLNTKFKLQDKIIDISKNIHLYLNEKIDILTNLRSASVFLYDDLGVKLIRNEYSTEYFERLKKGISNLDMILTGQLNVKDELGSFEFKIFTYDLNAKQRIERFKIDTSCETFNQAINKFFNSTLEVLSNEKINKKDIEDKKFMEYYSDYIDIILNVFGYNKYRVYEADKILRYYLKETNINENTLNIALSLIKKISSALPIIKERYNAKIYEIISKGTYSEKVFEKFYLVFGDKNEENSI, translated from the coding sequence ATGTTCTGGGATTTTTTGTTGGGAAAAAAGAAGGAAGAAAAAGGAAAAGAAAAGATAGTTGAAAAAATAAAAATAAATGATGATAATGGAGAATTAATAGAAGTAGATAAAAAGAAATGGCTGGAAGATTTAGAACAATTTTTAGCATCTAATGCAAGTCTTAATAAAAAATATGATAAATTAGAACTTGCAATAAGTTATGGAGTTTCTAAAGATGTTGTGACATATTGCTTAAGATTATATAGTAAATATCCTCAAGATCAAAGATGTGCTAGTCTACTTTTTCAATGCTATGAAAAAAATGGATTATATTCGGATGCAATAGATGTATATGAAAAATATTCAAAAAATGGGAATTCTTTGACTTATGCAATGTATTATGAAATGGCACTTGCTCAAGAACAAATTGGTGATATTCAAGGTATGGAAAAGAGCTTATTTTTTTCTATATCTTTAAATAAGAATTACACTAAGGCCTTGTATAAACTTAAGGAATTGGTAAAGAAACAATATGATTCAGAAGATTATTTGAAGTGGTTGCAAGAACAAGCAGCCGTTCTTAATTCGTGGTTTTTATATAAAGAAATAGGAGATATATATTACAAAAATAATAATTTAGATAAATGCATAGAAAATTATCTTAAGAGTTTACAATTTCATTTAACAGATGACCATTTATATGAAGTGGCAAAATTTTTATTAATTAATAATAGATATGTAGATTTTGAAAATTATATTTTACCTTTATATGACATTTCAACTAATGAAGAAAAAATTCATCAAATTATATTAAATTTTTATTTTAAAGATAATCAATGTGATAAAGGTCTTAATTTATTATATCAATTGTACGAAAGACAAAATTTAAATGAAAATTTCTATATTTATGAAAAGCAATTTTTAAAGAAAAAATTAAAAAATGAAAGCTTAGCAAAGTATAATTCATATTTGAAAAAAGATTCATGGGGAAAGACAAAGAGTTTACTTTTAAAAGAACCGATATATAATATGCTATTTAAGGAAGAAAAAGACAAAAAAAATGGGAAGACTATACTTATTTTACCCTTTGTTTTAAATACTAAATTTAAATTACAAGATAAAATAATAGATATTTCAAAAAATATACATTTATACCTAAATGAAAAAATTGATATATTAACAAATCTAAGAAGTGCTAGTGTATTTTTATATGATGATTTAGGTGTGAAGCTTATAAGAAATGAATATAGTACAGAGTATTTCGAAAGATTAAAAAAGGGTATTTCTAATTTAGATATGATATTAACAGGGCAATTGAATGTGAAAGATGAGCTAGGTTCTTTTGAGTTTAAAATTTTTACCTATGATTTGAATGCTAAGCAAAGAATTGAAAGATTTAAAATTGACACAAGTTGTGAAACTTTCAATCAAGCTATTAATAAATTTTTTAATTCTACACTTGAAGTATTATCAAATGAAAAAATAAATAAAAAAGATATAGAAGATAAAAAATTTATGGAGTATTATTCAGACTATATTGATATAATATTAAATGTTTTTGGATATAATAAATATAGAGTATATGAAGCTGATAAAATTTTAAGATACTATTTAAAAGAAACAAATATTAATGAAAATACGCTTAATATAGCCTTATCATTAATAAAAAAGATATCTAGTGCCTTACCAATAATAAAGGAAAGATATAATGCAAAAATTTATGAAATAATATCAAAAGGTACTTATTCTGAAAAAGTTTTTGAAAAATTTTATCTAGTGTTTGGAGATAAAAATGAAGAAAATTCTATATAA